From Candidatus Pedobacter colombiensis, one genomic window encodes:
- a CDS encoding RtcB family protein: protein MEKEKIGNNELKALGINDVEVLVNFSRVANGLLKHGVMAKPEILANLEALIDDPMPYALKKGGKFKNLAEDVIAMRKEGKFVKQERSNFKLKEEIADFPVWGLENIEVGALAQMRTAMQLPIAVAGALMPDAHQGYGLPIGGVLATTANTIIPFAVGVDIACRMCLSIFDLPAESIDTETDKLKNILVDNTYFGIGCTTKSYFDSSLFDSKTWGETKVIRSLKDKAYAQLGTSGTGNHFVEWGELTIADGALDDIPAGKYLALLSHSGSRGFGGTVADHYSRIAMTKTKLPSEAKHLAWLDLDKDEGQEYWIAMNLAGEYASANHHEIHNKIARALGVKPISMIENHHNFAWKEQLADGTEVMVHRKGATPAGEGILGIIPGSMSTPGFLVRGKGNAASINSASHGAGRAMSRSAAFKTLDKAAIAANLVDKRITLMGSDMDEAPMAYKDIHTVMAAQNDLVEVLAKFEPRIVRMADAREKPED, encoded by the coding sequence ATGGAAAAGGAAAAAATAGGCAACAATGAGTTAAAGGCATTAGGCATTAACGATGTGGAAGTATTGGTAAACTTTAGTCGCGTGGCTAATGGTTTACTAAAACATGGTGTAATGGCCAAGCCCGAAATATTGGCCAATTTAGAAGCCTTGATTGATGACCCAATGCCTTACGCCTTAAAAAAAGGCGGAAAGTTTAAAAACTTGGCCGAGGATGTAATTGCCATGCGTAAAGAAGGCAAATTTGTAAAACAAGAACGCAGCAATTTTAAACTTAAAGAAGAAATAGCCGATTTCCCGGTTTGGGGATTAGAAAATATTGAAGTAGGTGCTTTGGCGCAGATGAGGACTGCAATGCAATTACCCATTGCCGTTGCTGGTGCTTTAATGCCCGATGCGCATCAGGGCTATGGCCTGCCTATTGGTGGTGTACTCGCCACTACAGCCAATACCATTATCCCGTTTGCTGTAGGTGTGGATATTGCTTGTCGTATGTGTTTAAGCATTTTCGATTTACCGGCCGAATCTATTGATACCGAAACCGACAAGCTGAAAAATATATTGGTGGATAATACCTATTTTGGGATAGGCTGCACTACCAAATCGTACTTTGATAGTTCGTTATTTGATAGTAAGACTTGGGGTGAAACCAAAGTAATCCGATCATTAAAGGATAAAGCTTATGCACAATTAGGAACCAGTGGCACCGGTAACCACTTTGTGGAATGGGGAGAGTTGACCATTGCTGACGGTGCATTGGATGATATCCCAGCAGGTAAATATTTGGCTTTGCTTTCGCACTCAGGCTCACGTGGATTTGGTGGCACCGTGGCCGACCATTACAGTCGCATAGCCATGACCAAAACCAAGCTCCCTTCCGAAGCCAAACATTTGGCATGGTTAGACCTAGATAAGGACGAAGGACAGGAATACTGGATTGCCATGAACCTGGCCGGCGAATATGCCAGCGCCAACCATCATGAGATCCATAATAAAATTGCCAGGGCTTTGGGGGTTAAACCTATCAGCATGATTGAGAACCACCACAACTTTGCCTGGAAAGAACAATTGGCTGACGGTACCGAAGTAATGGTGCACCGCAAGGGCGCTACCCCGGCCGGCGAAGGTATACTGGGTATTATCCCCGGCAGCATGAGTACTCCCGGCTTTTTAGTACGTGGTAAGGGCAATGCGGCCAGTATCAACTCTGCTAGTCACGGTGCGGGCCGAGCCATGAGCCGTAGCGCGGCTTTTAAAACTTTGGACAAAGCCGCTATTGCTGCAAACCTGGTTGATAAGCGTATAACCCTTATGGGTAGCGACATGGACGAAGCCCCAATGGCCTACAAAGACATCCATACCGTAATGGCCGCACAAAACGATTTGGTAGAAGTGTTGGCGAAGTTCGAGCCAAGGATTGTAAGGATGGCGGATGCGAGGGAGAAACCGGAGGATTAA
- a CDS encoding AraC family transcriptional regulator — translation MQSHLILNLVTAATEFITSSHLPHFCSWPIQYALAKLITLPEGKILRQSFSHYLVHIDLFEYVLTKETSIDFVQAEMSIFMFAIFEGYSSFYDQQENFISDVKSGSCHFGYNDKGNYRAALNPGVHKFLVLNFRPEWFLHEAKNLCQFKTLIANYKAKHQAVFTLPDCPLAKHIRQSIKKMLFQNKTKKDDPRIVINGVLSQLIRQYHQMLVDNHYTTAALHQTKATDIANFIRNNFRDQVVDCISEMAKHFGVKTFHRLVKIAFGIPLREQVIALRMEYGLHQLKTTQKTINEIAFEAGYNDPHYFSRAFKKHYKVNPGSLRGLNI, via the coding sequence ATGCAATCACACCTTATTCTGAATTTGGTGACTGCTGCTACTGAGTTCATCACAAGCAGCCACCTGCCTCATTTTTGTAGCTGGCCTATTCAATATGCACTGGCCAAATTAATTACGCTACCGGAAGGGAAAATTTTAAGACAATCGTTTAGTCATTACCTGGTACATATTGATCTTTTTGAATATGTGCTCACTAAGGAAACCTCGATCGACTTTGTGCAGGCTGAAATGAGCATATTTATGTTTGCGATATTTGAAGGGTATTCCTCCTTCTATGACCAGCAGGAAAACTTTATTTCCGACGTAAAGAGTGGCAGCTGTCATTTTGGGTATAATGACAAAGGCAATTACCGGGCAGCATTAAATCCCGGCGTACATAAATTTTTAGTTTTAAACTTCCGCCCTGAATGGTTTTTGCATGAAGCTAAAAACCTTTGTCAATTTAAAACACTTATCGCAAATTATAAGGCAAAGCATCAAGCTGTTTTTACACTTCCGGATTGCCCACTTGCTAAGCATATCCGACAGTCTATAAAGAAAATGCTTTTTCAAAATAAGACAAAAAAAGATGATCCTCGTATCGTTATAAATGGTGTTTTAAGCCAACTTATCAGGCAATATCACCAAATGCTTGTCGACAATCATTATACTACTGCTGCTTTGCATCAAACTAAAGCCACTGATATCGCCAATTTTATACGTAATAATTTTAGGGATCAGGTTGTGGATTGCATATCCGAAATGGCCAAACATTTCGGGGTAAAAACCTTTCATCGATTGGTAAAAATAGCTTTTGGTATTCCCCTGCGTGAACAAGTTATTGCCCTTAGAATGGAGTATGGATTACATCAATTGAAAACTACTCAAAAAACAATCAATGAAATTGCTTTCGAAGCAGGTTATAACGATCCCCATTATTTTAGTCGTGCTTTTAAAAAGCATTACAAAGTAAATCCTGGTAGTCTGCGTGGACTAAATATATAA
- a CDS encoding TROVE domain-containing protein produces MKFNLLSKLKNQTVNHAGEKSYVMSPEMELYTAVVTWSLNDSFYEKDEARLVRLQKLITACAPVFVGKLAVYTRKMMYMRSVPLVLVTELAKLHSGDNLVARVTDGVVGRADEITELLACYELLNERKGTKKLNRLSKQLQKGLSTAFNRFDEYQFGKYNRDGAIKLRDALFLVHPKAKDELQQVLFNKIVNGDLQTPYTWETELSALGQLNFNNDEAKAKAFRVKWEELIDSGKLGYMALLRNLRNIQEAGVSYVHFEKVCTRLANTDEVAKAKQFPFRYLAAYRELINPVATKVPAQSLVKRLTALMQDQNKGYTGELFDALEKAVQASAANIKGFGYETRVLLACDVSGSMQTPVSAKSKILLYDIGLMLAMLLQSRCKNVEVGMFGDKWKTIVVPRNNILGNVQEFYRREGEVGYSTNGYLVIKDILQRKVQMDKVFLFTDAQLWNSNNTTDHIQTLWLRYKAEVSPNAKLYLFDLKGYGQMPLQILRNDVYLVAGWSDKVFEVLTALENGGSALDAINNIEL; encoded by the coding sequence ATGAAATTTAATCTGTTAAGCAAATTAAAAAACCAGACAGTTAACCACGCAGGTGAAAAATCCTATGTGATGTCGCCAGAAATGGAACTGTACACCGCGGTGGTTACCTGGAGCTTAAACGACTCTTTTTATGAAAAGGACGAGGCGCGTTTAGTACGCCTACAAAAACTAATCACCGCGTGCGCCCCTGTATTTGTGGGTAAGCTAGCTGTATACACCCGTAAAATGATGTATATGCGTTCGGTACCGCTGGTGTTGGTTACCGAATTGGCTAAGCTACACTCGGGCGACAATCTGGTCGCCCGGGTTACCGATGGCGTAGTAGGCCGTGCTGATGAGATCACCGAGTTACTGGCTTGTTACGAATTGCTGAACGAGCGTAAAGGCACTAAAAAGCTGAACCGGCTAAGCAAACAATTACAAAAAGGTTTGTCGACCGCGTTCAACCGTTTCGACGAGTACCAATTTGGTAAATACAATCGAGATGGCGCTATCAAACTCCGCGATGCCCTGTTTTTGGTTCACCCTAAAGCGAAGGACGAATTGCAGCAAGTGCTGTTCAACAAAATAGTAAACGGCGATCTGCAAACGCCTTACACCTGGGAAACCGAGCTGTCGGCATTAGGTCAGCTGAATTTTAACAATGATGAGGCTAAAGCTAAAGCGTTCCGCGTCAAATGGGAGGAACTGATAGATAGTGGTAAACTGGGTTATATGGCCCTGCTGCGTAACCTGCGGAACATACAGGAAGCTGGCGTAAGTTACGTGCATTTTGAAAAAGTGTGCACCCGTTTAGCCAATACCGATGAGGTTGCCAAAGCAAAACAGTTTCCGTTCCGTTATTTGGCGGCATACCGCGAATTAATTAACCCGGTGGCAACTAAAGTGCCTGCACAAAGTCTGGTTAAAAGGCTAACCGCTTTAATGCAGGACCAAAACAAAGGTTACACCGGCGAATTGTTTGATGCTTTGGAAAAAGCTGTACAGGCAAGCGCAGCCAACATCAAAGGTTTTGGTTATGAAACCCGTGTGCTGTTAGCGTGCGACGTTTCAGGATCGATGCAGACACCAGTATCGGCTAAAAGCAAGATATTGCTTTACGATATAGGCTTAATGCTGGCTATGCTGTTGCAAAGCCGTTGTAAAAACGTGGAGGTGGGTATGTTTGGTGATAAATGGAAAACTATAGTTGTGCCACGTAATAACATTCTAGGTAATGTGCAGGAGTTTTACCGCCGCGAGGGCGAGGTGGGTTACAGCACCAATGGCTACCTGGTTATCAAGGATATATTACAGCGCAAGGTACAAATGGACAAGGTATTTCTATTTACCGATGCCCAATTGTGGAACAGCAATAACACCACCGATCATATCCAAACACTGTGGTTACGCTACAAGGCAGAGGTATCGCCAAACGCGAAGCTCTACCTGTTCGATCTGAAGGGTTACGGACAAATGCCATTGCAAATACTGCGCAATGATGTATACCTGGTAGCCGGCTGGAGCGATAAAGTTTTTGAGGTGTTAACTGCCTTAGAAAACGGAGGCTCGGCTTTAGATGCCATCAATAATATAGAACTGTAA
- a CDS encoding WYL domain-containing protein, with product MPVNRNALIRYRTIDQCLQNRFKKWTLDDLIDACSNAIYEYQGIDTGVSRRTVQADMEMMRSNKLGYEAPIVVVDKKYYTYSDKNYSITNSPLNQQDMQVLSEVSGLLKQFKGFNHFTDLNEMVSKLEDKIYTQKTQSAPVIDFEKNDNLKGLEWIEVIRKYIVAKKTMCVTYQSFKAREASTFYFSGYLLKEYRNRWFVLGVSHQRYKPLLNLALDRIQTITTHDDDYIENTIIDFSTYYNDVIGVTKTPGQRDVEVVFWIDAKNAPYVITKPLHHTQKLLNEDDSGKIFSIRVIMNFELERELLGFGSKLRVLSPRILVKQIKKQLYATLESYKVPEQKELL from the coding sequence ATGCCTGTTAACCGCAACGCCCTTATCCGTTACCGCACCATTGACCAATGCCTGCAAAACCGCTTTAAAAAATGGACATTGGACGATTTGATAGATGCCTGCAGTAATGCTATTTATGAATATCAGGGTATTGATACCGGTGTCAGTAGGCGAACCGTGCAGGCTGATATGGAAATGATGCGAAGCAATAAGCTCGGTTACGAAGCACCAATTGTGGTGGTTGATAAAAAGTATTATACTTATAGCGACAAGAATTACAGTATTACCAACAGTCCGCTAAATCAACAGGATATGCAGGTGCTGAGCGAGGTGTCGGGATTGCTGAAACAGTTTAAAGGCTTTAATCATTTTACGGATCTGAATGAAATGGTAAGTAAACTGGAGGATAAAATTTATACTCAAAAAACGCAAAGCGCGCCAGTAATTGACTTTGAGAAGAATGATAACTTAAAAGGTTTAGAATGGATAGAAGTGATCCGGAAATACATTGTGGCTAAAAAGACCATGTGTGTAACCTATCAATCATTTAAAGCGCGTGAGGCCAGCACGTTTTATTTTAGCGGATATCTACTTAAAGAGTACCGTAACCGTTGGTTTGTTTTGGGCGTATCACACCAACGCTATAAACCATTACTTAACCTGGCGCTGGACAGAATACAAACAATCACTACGCATGATGATGATTATATTGAGAATACCATTATTGATTTTTCAACCTATTATAACGATGTAATAGGGGTGACTAAAACACCTGGTCAGCGTGATGTGGAAGTAGTATTTTGGATAGACGCTAAGAACGCACCTTACGTGATTACCAAGCCTTTGCATCACACTCAAAAGCTATTGAACGAAGATGATAGTGGTAAAATATTTAGCATCCGTGTAATTATGAATTTTGAATTGGAGCGCGAGCTATTGGGTTTCGGCTCAAAGCTTCGAGTGCTTAGCCCAAGGATATTGGTCAAACAAATCAAAAAACAGCTGTACGCGACGTTAGAGAGTTATAAAGTGCCAGAACAAAAAGAATTACTATAG